Proteins encoded together in one bacterium window:
- a CDS encoding YggS family pyridoxal phosphate-dependent enzyme, with the protein MSTGVPERLASVENRIVAACERAGRDPAEITLLGAAKRQTGDRIKAAYEAGLRNFGENIVQEALAHSRLLTGPAVTWHLIGPLQSNKVRKAVEIFDWIHSVDRLKIARRLDREASATGKSIRGLLEVNLGDESTKHGFAVAELDHVVADLRSLEHLSISGLMAIPPVSSTEAEARRWFRQLRMLRDRLFQGEASLSMGMSGDFEIAIEEGATHVRIGSALFGPRAERPAPQDRTPEIGD; encoded by the coding sequence ATGAGTACGGGCGTGCCCGAGCGGCTCGCTTCGGTCGAGAATCGCATCGTCGCAGCATGCGAGCGGGCCGGTCGCGACCCTGCTGAGATCACCCTCCTCGGTGCGGCCAAGCGCCAGACCGGAGATCGAATCAAGGCCGCCTACGAAGCCGGACTCCGAAACTTCGGCGAAAACATCGTCCAGGAAGCTCTGGCCCACAGCCGACTTCTGACCGGCCCCGCGGTCACCTGGCATCTCATCGGACCGCTCCAGTCCAACAAGGTCCGCAAGGCCGTCGAGATCTTCGACTGGATCCACTCGGTCGATCGACTGAAGATAGCCCGGCGTCTGGATCGTGAAGCGAGCGCGACGGGCAAGTCCATCCGAGGCCTGCTGGAGGTCAACCTGGGCGACGAGTCGACCAAGCACGGTTTCGCCGTCGCCGAGCTCGACCACGTCGTGGCCGACCTTCGATCCCTGGAGCACCTCTCGATCTCCGGCCTGATGGCGATTCCGCCGGTCTCCAGCACCGAGGCCGAGGCGCGCCGCTGGTTTCGCCAACTGAGAATGCTACGTGACCGGCTGTTTCAAGGCGAGGCTTCTCTGTCGATGGGAATGAGCGGGGATTTCGAGATCGCCATCGAGGAGGGGGCGACTCACGTTCGGATCGGGAGTGCGCTGTTCGGGCCACGGGCTGAACGTCCCGCCCCTCAGGATCGAACCCCCGAGATCGGAGACTAG
- a CDS encoding imidazolonepropionase translates to MSDLIITDLAEVATPTGSEPRRGRRQASIKRYSNAVVWCRDGRIAFVGAADELTERFGPQAEIPRLNGNGGTLIPGFVDPHTHLPWAGSREHEFADRLAGKTYQEIAAAGGGILATVRATREVDEEDLVRLVSRRMDRMLEFGTTTAEAKSGYGLNLDDELKQLRAIQVASSGHSVDLVPTLLAAHETPPEYRDQRDRYLDLVCQEIVPRVAEQKLAVFSDVFCECGVFTPEESRRVLEAGVRHGLAPRLHADEFVDSGGARLAAELGALSADHLIAVSDAGIEALADSGVTAVLLPGTSFFLMKHDYAPARRLIEAGVPIALATDCNPGSSHTESMPMVLVLAVFELGLSVEEALTAATLNAACCLGLGEEVGSIEVGKRADLVLLDAPNAFHLAYHYGINPVAAVVKNGRVVKS, encoded by the coding sequence GTGAGTGACCTCATCATCACCGACCTCGCCGAAGTCGCGACGCCTACCGGCAGCGAGCCCCGGCGGGGCCGCCGGCAGGCATCGATCAAGCGCTACTCGAACGCCGTCGTTTGGTGCCGCGATGGCCGCATCGCGTTCGTCGGAGCCGCCGACGAGCTCACCGAGCGATTCGGTCCGCAGGCCGAGATCCCTCGGCTGAACGGCAACGGCGGCACCCTGATTCCGGGATTCGTCGATCCGCATACCCACCTGCCCTGGGCCGGAAGCCGCGAGCACGAGTTCGCCGACCGCCTGGCCGGCAAGACCTATCAGGAGATAGCCGCCGCCGGGGGCGGCATCCTAGCGACGGTGCGGGCGACCCGCGAGGTCGACGAGGAGGACCTCGTCAGGCTCGTGTCCCGGCGTATGGACCGAATGCTCGAATTCGGAACCACTACGGCGGAAGCCAAGAGCGGCTACGGACTCAACCTCGACGACGAGCTCAAGCAACTGCGGGCCATTCAAGTAGCGAGCAGTGGACATTCCGTCGACCTCGTTCCGACCCTTCTGGCCGCGCACGAAACACCTCCCGAGTACCGCGACCAGCGCGACCGCTATCTCGATCTGGTCTGTCAGGAGATCGTGCCACGGGTGGCCGAGCAGAAGCTGGCCGTTTTTTCTGACGTGTTCTGCGAATGCGGGGTCTTCACCCCCGAGGAGTCCCGCCGGGTTTTGGAGGCCGGCGTCCGCCACGGCCTGGCGCCACGCCTCCATGCCGACGAGTTCGTCGACTCGGGAGGTGCCCGCCTCGCTGCGGAGCTCGGCGCTCTTTCAGCCGATCATCTGATCGCGGTTTCCGACGCCGGCATCGAGGCTCTGGCCGACAGCGGAGTGACCGCCGTCCTCCTCCCGGGCACCAGCTTCTTCCTGATGAAGCACGACTACGCCCCGGCGCGCCGCCTGATCGAGGCCGGTGTCCCGATCGCGTTGGCGACCGACTGCAACCCGGGCTCTTCCCACACGGAGTCGATGCCCATGGTTCTGGTGCTGGCGGTGTTCGAGCTCGGCCTGTCGGTCGAGGAGGCCTTGACCGCCGCGACCCTCAACGCCGCCTGCTGCCTGGGGCTGGGTGAGGAAGTCGGCTCGATCGAGGTCGGCAAGCGGGCCGACCTGGTGCTACTCGACGCGCCCAACGCCTTCCACCTCGCCTATCACTACGGCATCAACCCGGTCGCCGCCGTGGTCAAGAACGGCCGAGTGGTGAAGAGCTAG